ATGGAAAACTCGTATTTGGTCTGCTCGATCATATTTGACAGACTTTCTAACTATCACTATGAGCTAACTTCAAAATGtcttcagctccagctgggtATCTGTAGGTGTAAGTCTACCAAAATGCAACTGAAGCTGAAAAGATGCAGGTTTTACTCCTTCCAACCGAGATTTTAAACATCGTATCTGTGTGCTAAAATCTAACAAGCCACGTGACTTCCCCTTTACCACTGCTTAAAAAGCCTGCTTTTTGACTGTCACCAATTCCATATGAAGCAAACAATCAGGTAAATTCAGCACTGTGTTCATTTGCATTTCTATCAGAGATGCAAAATCAAGTAACCTAAATTTTCACAACTCTTCGCACCATTAATATCTATGTAGCCCAAGGCTAAAAActaaaaggattaaaaaaaatacttgcctTTGTTATTGAAATAGGCATTTTGCCATAACAATTGTTGAACTACTGAAAGTATTTGAAGACTGATTCTAGAGCTAGCATTTATTTTACTTACACCAATAATATTTGGATGGCTTAGCTCCTGTAACAGTTTTATCTCCCTGAGGGCTGTCCTGTTGATTCCTACATtgatggaaagaagaaatgaagatgAAAGAACAAAACTAAAAACTCCGAATTAAGCTCCAAATAAACCTGTCATTCTGCTACTCACAGACTATTTACTACTACAAATTGCACTCTTAACACTCAACAACTTATTAAATAACAAGTATATTACCATAACTAAGTAAATTACTGCAGAATAAAAGTGGTCATATGCTTTCTTCCACAGCGAGTCTATTTTACACCACAGCAATAAGGTTTAGTTATGAAGCAACGTGTCTGTATTTTGGCAAAAAGGGAAGGcctagcaaaaaaaaccccccccaaaaaaacccccacctttTTCAGGGTATTGGAAAgcttgctttaatttttaagaaaagtttcaTCTTGCAAACATCAGTTCCTCAACATGCCTCACTTCCAGAGGGAGGCATTCTGTCAAACAACATGaataaatctcttttctttttaacatagTACTATCTAAAAATGCAAGGCACATGTTTTTCTGTATTCATGCTGTAGCATACGTAAGGCATAAAAGAGAGAGTGACCAAAACCTGCTCCTTCTTGCTTGAATCTTTTCACAAGCAGATTTTATAGAGAAAAAATCAGGGGCCAACAGAAAGCAAATGATGCCCTTCAGCAGTCACCCTGATGGCACTATATCAAACCATGATTCCTGCAGGGTACCAGTTCCTCCTTCAAAAATGCTAGTGTGTGGCTTGTATGAAAACTGACTGGTAAGCAACTGCTCCTGTGGTATATTATATCAtacagaagctgcagctgcacatgAACTGAAAAACAGTGTTCTCCTAAAACCTGGGATATGATTCAATGCTAAGACTAGCAAAGTTTTGGGCAAAGCTACATGGATTGCTTTACATTCCTGCTTCGCCTGTTTAAATTATCTGTTTTGGAATCAAATTAACAATGGCTGCTTTTGAGTGGGCACAGCctcagatgaaaacaaaaaagcgTGCCATGTTATGAGATAACACAGGGAAAGGAGACAtgatcattatttttaataacatctTTCATCTACAGCTAGACACTGTAGAGGCCGAAAGTAATGACTGTCCATAAGGGACATCAGGCCACTGAAGGCCATGTGGATCACGACTCTCAGGCAGTCAGCTCAACTGTGACACTCTGGGATGAGTGATCAGCttctctttaaaagaaaggaactGGAGAGTTGATAGCAAACACTCTTCATTGGAAAGCTGGTAACCTGATGCAGGATTCCTGAAGGACAGCAGCCTGCACACAAAATTCTGCTGCGCCCCACAGGCTATAAGAGAAGACCAAGATTACTCGGTTTCAATTTGCCATATCCATGCCTAGAGGCATGTGGCTCATCAGAGCACATGCTCTACAGTgctgaacattaaaaaaacttacacagagacagaagttttggtcttttttttatCAACTTTTGCCTCAGCATACATCacaaaaacagaacaaaggaaacatctgaaaatgGACAAAAATACTCTTGCTTGTCTTAAATATTTAAGGCACAGAGATGTATTGATATAAAAAGGTATTCTAAACTCAgtgctgttattattattattattattactattattctATGCTATATTCATGTTTGAATTCCATTAAAATTGAGAagttatatatttatatttagatATATACCATGCATGCAGGTATCTATGCTGCTTTTGGCTGTCCCTGAAGTTTGTGAAGCAAACCTCTACTAAGCCTTGCAGCAGACATTGAGTTCAATTTTGTCAGCCAAGGTATGTTACACGAAATTAATGTATCAATttacaaaaccagagaaaacaaagcacagctTCTAGAGcatgaatttgttttaaaactcaCCATCTTTAGCTTCTGATCTATGCCCCAgtttaatctgaaaataaatatttcatgttaaGTAAGATTACGGTGGTGGGCAATACATTTTTTAGTACTGCTCTTCTACGACAGAATGAGTATCACAGTGTtccgcagtggtagggaggagaagagagatccaacaggcaggcattgtgcagcaagattcctttttttagttattttacaactcttttatagacttttttcttcatagtctaattggtcaaaggatcagccaccccttgggggtgattggcaaaaatcctaaaacatccattgtcaaaatatttttctactgtacataaacaaagctttgcaaggtTGCAGGTATTCACAGCTTATAGAACTCTGAAAATATCTTccctgagagagaaaaatatctcacgggactggaaagaagcaagagaaattcttgctagcagcatattGTATCCACAAATGAGTTTTATTATAATGAAGCACTTTACCAGCTAGGTTGGTTTTagttggagttttttttccccttaaaaagTAACTGTCTCTACAGCATTAGTTTTTACAAAAAATAGCCATGATGGCACTGAAACCAGTCATAATGCAAACTGACAGCATAAACTGCTTTGTAGCCACAAAGCTTTATTATATCACTTGTGAGCTTATCCTCAGGGAGAAATGAGAGCTAAGTAATTGACAGTTACCTTAGAATGATTCTAGTAAAATTAGCATAGGTTGTAAACTTGAGCTGACTTAAAATCCTTTTGTCTCAATCATCTAATGTCCTGAAATTTCAAGTCCAGAATCCTACCTTAGATATTTCCAGGTgaaaaaagttaagaaaatattctgataCAATAAAGAATGCTTTTCACCACAACTACTACCAGTATCAACCATACAAGAGAAGTATTGCAATGCTAAAAGGGATTAGTGcattaaacaaaattacttaCTATTGACACAACTCACTTTGTTGAGTAGAGTCATAAcaaaagaaactgctgtaacATGCATTTTTCATCCTCACAAAGAACAGCTGAAGACCCGTTTTTAATACAAAAACTTCCTGCAATCCCTTCAGATAGGAACAAGTGAAACACTTCACAACAATGTAAACATTTTCATCACTTGTATACAAACAACCATGTTGGAGATCCAAGATCACTTTTGTCATATTTTATCAAAAAACTGTCATTCTGAATAAGGGACATTACTGAAACTCTCCAGTCTAGTGAGGGCCTCTGATTACTAGTCATTATTGGTTGTTCACAATAACAAATAAAAGACTGAGGACACTCAGAAGATACTTCACGGTCCCGGGACAATCTATAGGGGGATATGGAGCACAGGTAGTGATTTCCTCAATCCTTCTGGTAAGAAGAAATAGTATTGATAGGAATAGGCAGATCCAAAAGATTGACATGTGGCTCTGAGGTTGGTGTCATCAGAAAAACTTTGGGTTCTTTGACCATGGAATGATTTAACACCTGTTCTACTGACACCTGATGGGTTACACCTTtctcagaggggaaaaagagctCTAGCACAGGAGCTAGTGGGGCTCATTGACAGAGCTTTAAACTGGcttgaaagggggaaaaggaaaataccagGCTCGCCAGTGATGATCAGTGGGATGGCGTGTCAAAACTTGAGGAAACAAACACTCATGGGCTACCTCCATCTGCTCCATGTGGTGCTGGCTACAGAGCACAACTCCTGAAATGTTTCTACACCGATGCACGCAGCATGAGGAACAAACAAGAGGAGCTCAAAGCTTTGACTCAGTCCCAGAGATTTGATATCAGTAACTTAAAGGAAACCTGGTGGAATGAGTCCTGTGACTGGAGTGCCCCGTGGGGAAGTTACAGGCTCTTCAGGAGACGTAGGAGGGCAGAAGAGGCAGGGGCATGGCATCATATGTAATGGAAGGGCTGGAATGTATGGAACTCACAGCTGGCAACAGCACAGTTGAGAGCCTCTGGACAGGAACCAAGGGACAAACAAATAACGCGGATGTCATTGTGGGAGTCTGCTATAGACCTCCCAGCCAGGATGATGACACCAGCGAATTCTTTGAAGAACTAGCAGATGCTTCCAAGTAAACTGCCCTTGTCCTTATGGGGGAATTCAACTTCCCAGAAATCAAGTGGAAGCATCACACAACTGGTACAGCCTGGGCCAGAAGATTCCTAAAAGTCCTGGTAAACTTTGTGGAACAGGTCCTAAGGGAACCGACCCAGAAAGACGCCGTTTTTGATCTGCTGCTTGTCAACAGAGAGAATCTTCTGAGTGAAGTGGAAATTGGGGCTATCTTGGCCACAGCAACCACAAAGCCATTGAGTTTAAAATCCCTGTTGACAAGAGGAAAGTGCCAGCAAAACTTCAACCCTGGACATGAGGAGAGCAgacttcaggctgctcagggaattaGTAAGTTCCCTGGGACAGCAtttttgcaggtgctggggtCCATCAGTGCTGACCACTTTTTAAGCATCACCTCCTAAGGGCACAAGAGCAGGCAATTCCCAAATGTGACAAGTCAAGCAGACAAGGCAGAAGGCCAACTTGGCTGAACAGTGATGTCCTCTTGAATATAAGGTAAAAAAGGCAGGTGTATGCCCAGTGGAAGCAGGGTCAGGTGACAGAAGAAGAATACAGAGATGTTGCTTGCCACTTAAGTATTTACTAGAAAAGGAATCAACATGAGATGCCAATCTCAATGGACAAAACTGCAGGAAGCAAGGCTTTTCTAATTAAATTATTCAGGAAACCATTTGTCTAAAAATGACAGGACCTGAGGTAACAGCATAAAGCTGACTTAGGAGAGGTTaaggttagatattaggaaaggGTTCTCAATCCAGAggagctgggcactggaacaggcttcccagggaagtggtcaaGGCACCAAGCCTGTACAAATTCAAGAGATGTTTGGACAATTttcttgggcacatggtgtgattcttgtgTTGTCCTGCAAAGGGATGAGAGCTGCGACTCGATGATcttgatgggtcccttccaactcagtatattctatgattctataaattTTAAGGAACTTAATAAGGGATAACATTCTGGACTGAAGGAAAttgggcacagcagcaggaaagatttaaaataaaagaaaaaaacccacaaccatCAAGGTATAGTAAAGTCTACAGTTTGGAAATATGTgtgtgttggtttgtttgttgaaTAAACCTAATAAATAATCAGGAATTCAAGTCACAGACCATACAACCCttcaaaaacacagcaaagccaCTCCCTCTTCTGGGGCGGGTGGGCATTACAGATAAGTTAACTAGACCATTTAATCAAAACtctttagaaacaaaaatgtgtattaTCCCCTTTCCCATGAAGTTGgtcaaaaaataagaaaaaaggcGTTAGGTAGGTCAAGAGCAACCACGCACTTGGTGACACACTGAGAAGACATTCTGACGCTCACCTTCTTAATAGCCACGATTCGGCTGTTCGTCTTGTCCTTGGCTTTATAGACGGTGGCGAactggggacagagagagatggTGTCGTGAGCAGGGGCTGACGGACCGTGCGAGGGAGAGGCCGCCGAGTCCCGCTCAGGCCCGGGGTGGGCACCACCCggctccccccgcgcccccctcCTGCCGCGAGGAGCCGGGCCCAGccgggctgctgcagccccagggccccGGACGGTGCCCGCCGCGGTCGCTCACCTGCCCCTCCCCGAGGAAGTCGAGCTTCTCGTAGCGCTTGGCGCGGGCCCGCGCATCCATAGCCGGCGGGATGTGGGGAGGGAGCGGCGGGATGTGGGGAGGGAGCGGCGGGGACACCACGGCCCTGCCACGGCCCTGCTCGGCGCTTCCGCCCCGCGGCGCCGCCGCttccggccccgccccggcccgccccctGCGCGCGCAGCCGCCCTGGGCCAGGCGCACGCGCCCTTCCCTCACGAACGGGTGCTCGGCTCGGCTGCGTGGCGGCGTTGTCACTGCGGCTGTGTGCTGCCACGGGCAACAGCTCGTCCCACAGGCCGCTTCTGTTTTGACCCTGATCTCAGGTCTGACATTCGGGAAAAATTCTGCATGCTTTCCGCGTAGATAGGTATATTTTAGTAGAAAAATGTTACTCTCTAGAAAGTGTGTTCTCGGCCACTTTGTTAGGTTCTACTGGAAATTCTTAATTATACTCCTATAGTTTCTTCATTATGAACAATTACTTGCAATATACTAATGAAAACTCCCATTCAATAGCCATCAGAGGTAAATACTTCTGGAGaaattttcacttgaaaattcATTTCCCTACATGCCCAAGCTTtgctgttatttaaaaaattagtcTGTAAGATAACAAAGCTGCAAAGCTGTGAAGAACAGCCATCATCTCTGAGAGCACTTCAGTGTCCCATTCGTGCCTGTAAAATCATTACCAGTGAGTCACCCTGGTGAGTCAGCCTTACCTCAATCCCTAGAAAAGTGATGGCATGCCTCACAGTGGAGGCCATCTCTACCTGTGTGGATGACAAGAAGCTGATTCAGGAATAGTAGCATGTGACCAACCTGATTGCCGTCTACAATGAAACAACTGCTTGGATGGATGAGGGGAAAgcagtggatattgtctacTTGACTTCAGCAGGGATTTCAAAGCTGTCTCTCACAACATCCTCATGGACAAACTCAGGGATGTGGGCTGGATgagtggacagtgaggtggGTTGAGAAATGGCTGAACAACAGATCCCAGAGGGTCAaaatcagtggcacagggtctgGTTGCAGGCCTGTCCCTAGTGGTGTCTCCCAAGGTTCAATGCTTAACCGTTCAACTTGTTCATCcatgacttggatgaaggggcagatgcctcctcagcaagttcaccAAGGACACAGAGTTGGTATGAATGGCCAACATACCCAGGCAtgctctgcagcccttcagaaggaccttgacaggatggagagatgggcagagaagaaccctctgaaattcagcaaaggcaaatgccaggtcctgcacctggggaggaacaagcccaggcaccagcacaggctggggctgacctgctggggggcagctctgcagagaaggacctgcgggtcctggtggacaccaagctgtccatgagccagcagagtgtcctggtGGCCAAGGAGGCCAGTGGTATCCTGGGGGGCATTAGGAAtggcattgccagcaggtcatgGAAGGCGATCCTGCCCCtgtactcagccctggtgaggcctcacctggagagctgtgtccagttctgggctcctcaggacaagagagacacGGAACTCCTGAGCGGGTCCAGTGGAGGCTACAAAGGtgatgaggggtctggagcatctcttatgaggaaaggctgagggagctgggcctgttgAGCCTCAAAGAGAtacaactgagaggggacctcatcaacATCCatcagtacctgaagggaaaTTGCCAAGACGGACCAGGCTCTCCTCGGTGGTGCTGAGcaacagaaacagaacaagaggcaatgggcagaaactgatgcacaggaagttccacctgaacaccaggaagaactttactgtgcaggtgaccgtgcactggaacagactgaccagagaggttgtggaatcttcctcactgaaaatattcaagCACCAtttggacacaatcctgtgccatgggcTCTAGGATGATCCTGCTTGAGTAGGAAGGTCAGACAAGATGACCCACTGTGGctccttccaacctgacccattctgtgattttgtgatctCAATcagtagaaaaacaaaattactctGTTAGATTGTTGACTTTTCAAATGGctaattagaaaaatattttaattgtgcAGACATTATATATATTCAGTTGCTATTAGCCATCAACATAAAATCCTTCTCAGTCACAAATCAGTATCTTGTGTGTTGTGTCAATCTTCTCATCCATCATATGGGATTTTATTAAAGCTATTAGTATACAATAATCTTTAATATTAAGGAAACACCTTTTTTGTGAATATAATACCTCATTCTTCAGCAGTGGCTAACAAACTATCTTCTACACTTATTCTGGACCTCCACgctgtaaaagaaaagcatacAGTTAAATATATTCCACTAATGGAATGTAAAACTGAGATCAAATTCTCTTTTGCACTGTTAAGGACTAAGAGACATAGTTCtagttttaatttctgatttaaataTTGACTTTTTTATCTGTCTAAGAACAGGCACAGAGTGTCAAATACCAGCATCTACCAGTAACGGCTACATTTTTTAAGGGagaatacaaaaaaatcaacacatgCAACCTACAGTTACAGCTGCTTCCATGTCTCTTTCTCTGAAGAAACCTGACTCTTAACCTTAAAAATGTCCGACAAACACAATGACAGGAAacacaagttttaaaattacttttactgcCCACATTCCAAAGTGCAAagtaaaaacaaagccaaacagaGTCATTACAATCTTTATGAGAAATCAGAAAGGTATTCAGTTCATTATTTTcccaacaaaattattttacaacttaCCTCACTGTTAAGCAAACTTATGCAAAAAGTGAAGAAGTGTATTACTATGGGAAATAACTGATTTTGTTTCTACTATATAGATGCGGCATACTTACAtacatgaaggaaaaattatttcctataCTAACATGGTTATGCTATACATATCCTTACCGTTTAACAAAGCTTTGCaagcatattttcatttcaaactcAAAATCACCTCACAGATTCCTTGCATTTTGTGCATTCTCCCTTGTGAATCATCAGTTTTTACAACTGAGAATTGTTACAGAACAGAAGCaggtttttcttgcttttcatgtACAGTGTTGTATTTGCAAGTACTGAAGAAAATACTTATAtcaaatttaataaaatgtttccaCTACTAGAAATACAAGagttaatttattaataaataacttACAAAACTAATTTGAGCAATATTTTGGACTTCAATGACCTGGTAATAACCTTTCCTGGTCTAAGAACAGACTTTCATGCTCCTGTCCAGCACAGTCAAATTACACATTAAACAGCTGTTATAAAACAGATAGTGGTGGCAATTAATGCAGGCTGTGACTATCACCAGCTTACCTGCACATCTGTTCTAAGTCCAAATCTCTCTACTCTGTGGTACCACAAGCTGCTAACCAGTGAGAGTTGGCTACCTTCTGTATTAAGAATTGGTACCTTGGGTATTGCATATGAAAACCATGAAAGCCCAGGGCACACACTTAAAAAGAATTACTATGTAATACCGTACAAGAAGGTGTAGAAATAagctaaagaagaaaacttacTTGAATGTATTCAATCTCTTCATCTGACATTTGTCTCCTCCTGTATTTCTGAGGTAAGGTTCTTGTTAATTCAGAAGTGTCTGGTGTACCTTGTACTCTACTAATGGGTGATATATTTTGAAAGGCCGGTGATACGCCTCCTACGGATTCCATTGCTTTTGAAGCATGGAGAGATGGCACACTTGCTTGTAGAGATTCCTGTACTGAAAACCAGATTTCAAAAccatttacagaaatattaataGACTGTAAAATTAACAAACAGCCAATAAAACTTACCATTGCTTAAAAATCTTATTTGTTATAACAAGTACCTAAAAGAGTTAAGTCTACTTTTCATaacctgctttttttgttgttaaatgTATCAAGTGCAGAGTCTAAAAATTCTGACAGTAGTTTGAATGGCAGAAACACTGATGTGGAAACAGAAGATGTATCAGCATATACCCTAACAATGGCTCTTTCACTGGGAAGCTGTACTTGGAGAAAAAGCATAAAGTTATGTAAATGTTTGTGTGTGGGCAATTATGTAGAAAACTAACTGAGATGATGCTTTTTGTTTACTGCAACTGTAAAGagagacaaatgaaaaagaTCTAGAGGCTTACAGAAGGATAAAGGTCACAATCACAACAGACCACAACATGCAATGCAGTGCTGTACCCATTTTTAATACTACAAAATGGCATCCTATCACATTTTGTTAATGATATGCAGAATGACCAACAAGTATCAGGCATCAACAGCCAATGTTAATGAAATGCAGAGACTGAGAAGTGCATGAAGTTCCTCACAGGTGAGGATCAGGAGCTAAGCTTCAGGAATTCACATTAGAGAAGTTGCCTTGATTGTGCAGATAGAAGAGATGACAAAAAGGCAGTGTTGTCACAGTCAGCATTCCGAACCTTAGGTCTGTCCCACCAGGGTGGATTTTACAATGGAAATATGCAATTACCCCACTGGGCAGGACAAAGACCACAGCAATATGTTCATTTTAGCACTCAGTCCTCTATATATGTAAGGGTGAAACACCTGACAAAGCAGAATGCTTCACAGaagtccctcccagtgctccagaAAAATGAGCAAGACAAGTGGAACATCTAACAGCTGGACAGAGGCTCTATACACCCATAAAATAAGCAGCATGAAGACTGCATGTACCAAAGCATGTGAGCAGCTAAACCACCACCGTTTCGCCTTCCTTTGTCCTTCCTGGCTCCAACAAAACCAATGACCACAAAGGAGAGGAGGGACTTTAAGCCTTAATGAGTCTGAGGCAGTTGCAGGATTGGGACACCAAACAGCTGCAGCATTGTGACCAAGCCACCATTGAGAGGCATATTCAGAAGCTGTCAGTCATAAGACTGGGTCTGGAAGTCCCAAGGTGGTTCAGAAATGATGGAAGATTCCAAACAGAGCAAGGCAGAAGTGAGCTCATCAGAAGCAGCATATTCTGAACAggggaaaaagtatttttgttccAAGAAATAACACACCttacatatgaaaaaaaaagcagtttctcGAAGTTTGTTTCATCTACCACAAAAAAGTACGGAGATTTGTTAAGGATTTTCCTCTGCTATTTTCCTCTATGTGTTAGTCTGAAGTGTAGTTGGAGTAGACTCATTAGCTAATTAAAACCATCAGAAGTACAGTAATCAGAAgttttactgctgctgctttagttCTGATACAGTCTCTACTACATCTCTCCCTTCACTGTTTGAGACCATGATGTTGCAGTAGTAAAAGGCCCAGTAGAATCTGGCTGGCCTTTCACATTCCTAGTTGCTCTGAGGAGCCAGTTAGCTCTATGGAAGTAACAATGTGGTACAGTTAAATGCAGTTTTTGCTACAGCATTCAAGCAAGACAGAGTAGGTTGCAGCTTACTAACGAGATGACAGATCCTGATTAAGGTAGAAAAGTCTAACATACTTAAAAGATACAGTCACAAAAATCTTCTGACACAGAGATAAACAAGAGGTAAGAAATAGATTGTCAAGCTTATGAGAAAGTAGTTCACTGGCA
This sequence is a window from Corvus moneduloides isolate bCorMon1 chromosome Z, bCorMon1.pri, whole genome shotgun sequence. Protein-coding genes within it:
- the MRPS36 gene encoding 28S ribosomal protein S36, mitochondrial translates to MGSKMAAATRAVQVVKPHTPLIKFPDRKSGPRPKIQESLQASVPSLHASKAMESVGGVSPAFQNISPISRVQGTPDTSELTRTLPQKYRRRQMSDEEIEYIQRGGPE